One segment of Xanthomonas oryzae pv. oryzae DNA contains the following:
- a CDS encoding zf-HC2 domain-containing protein: MKTFFIAPGKECSHAWELMPAVLLDSATEEENTWLIAHVAKCASCGAEFAQQNRLRQALALPSAVKLDPNAGLQRLLGRLDAPEHHTAPARTPAAHRSGSWTVRALAAAALVQAIGLGVMGFKLASPAPSHDYRTLSSATTLPVPEGAIRVLPDAKMTVADWDRLLHTQQLQVVGGPNDLGAYTVVPAALQPPAQPQQTVQQLRATPGIRLAEIVSAP; the protein is encoded by the coding sequence ATGAAGACGTTTTTCATCGCGCCTGGCAAGGAATGCTCGCACGCCTGGGAATTGATGCCGGCGGTCCTGTTGGACAGTGCCACCGAGGAAGAAAACACCTGGCTGATTGCGCACGTGGCCAAATGCGCCTCGTGCGGCGCCGAATTCGCCCAGCAGAACCGCCTGCGTCAGGCATTGGCGTTGCCATCGGCAGTCAAGCTGGACCCAAACGCCGGGCTGCAGCGCCTGCTCGGCCGCCTGGATGCACCGGAGCACCACACCGCACCTGCGCGCACGCCGGCAGCGCACCGCTCCGGCAGCTGGACGGTGCGCGCCCTGGCTGCAGCAGCGCTGGTGCAAGCCATCGGGCTGGGCGTGATGGGCTTCAAGCTGGCCTCGCCCGCGCCGTCGCACGATTACCGCACGCTCAGCAGCGCCACGACGTTGCCGGTGCCGGAAGGCGCCATCCGTGTCTTACCCGACGCGAAGATGACCGTGGCCGACTGGGACCGGCTGCTGCATACGCAGCAGTTGCAGGTGGTCGGCGGCCCGAACGACCTGGGCGCCTACACCGTGGTGCCTGCTGCACTGCAACCGCCGGCCCAGCCGCAGCAAACCGTGCAGCAACTACGCGCCACCCCGGGCATCCGGCTGGCGGAAATCGTCTCGGCCCCATGA
- a CDS encoding S8 family peptidase has product MNRLFAIGLIAALAGLGAHANAHAAAALQEPVADGAGPAMPPADAQMPDSSRDILLAVANPLAAPPARAGSSLIGYASSYYGAGQKAAAHMDSIKQRYKLREVSAWPITSLGLYCAVLQPPPGVSRDELVSALADDEGVELVQPVQDFSVFSADASEKTTPLSSYNDPYVDMQRGFIDTDAASAQTVTQGRGVVIAVVDTGVDTNHPDLKARIRDVHDLVDDKPVMTSTDSHGTEVAGIIAAGSNNHQGIVGMAPKAMLSVYKACWYAPTVGATARCNTFTLAKALAAINNSSARVINLSLGGPADPLLSKMLEQLVQQGRIVVAAMPPNERLDGFPNDVPGVLVVRSSSATPAMPGVLSAPGTDILTTQPNGRYDFTSGSSMATAHVSGMAALLLSLQPSMDAKALRALMQRTSKVSDGQLQVNAGAAVQALAPHARHSN; this is encoded by the coding sequence ATGAATCGTCTGTTCGCCATCGGTCTGATCGCCGCGCTCGCCGGCCTGGGCGCGCACGCCAACGCACACGCTGCCGCAGCGCTGCAGGAGCCGGTCGCCGATGGTGCCGGCCCCGCCATGCCGCCGGCCGATGCGCAGATGCCCGACAGCAGCCGCGACATCCTGCTGGCGGTGGCCAACCCGCTCGCCGCGCCGCCAGCCCGCGCCGGCTCCAGCCTGATCGGCTATGCGTCCAGCTATTACGGCGCCGGCCAGAAGGCGGCCGCGCACATGGACAGCATCAAGCAACGCTACAAATTGCGCGAAGTCTCGGCCTGGCCAATCACTTCGCTGGGTCTGTATTGCGCTGTGCTGCAACCGCCGCCGGGCGTGTCGCGCGATGAACTGGTCAGTGCACTCGCTGACGACGAAGGCGTGGAGCTGGTGCAACCGGTGCAGGATTTCTCGGTGTTCTCCGCCGACGCGTCGGAAAAGACCACCCCGCTGTCCAGCTACAACGACCCGTACGTTGACATGCAACGCGGCTTCATCGACACCGATGCCGCCAGCGCGCAGACCGTGACACAGGGGCGCGGGGTGGTGATCGCGGTCGTCGATACCGGCGTAGATACCAACCACCCGGATCTGAAAGCGCGCATCCGCGACGTGCACGATCTGGTCGATGACAAACCAGTCATGACCAGCACCGACTCGCACGGCACCGAAGTGGCCGGCATCATTGCCGCCGGCAGCAACAATCACCAAGGCATCGTCGGCATGGCCCCCAAGGCCATGTTGAGCGTCTACAAGGCGTGCTGGTACGCGCCCACCGTGGGCGCCACTGCACGCTGCAATACCTTCACCCTGGCCAAGGCGCTGGCGGCGATCAACAACAGCTCCGCGCGCGTGATCAATCTGAGCCTGGGCGGCCCGGCCGATCCGCTGTTGAGCAAGATGCTGGAGCAGCTGGTGCAACAGGGCCGCATCGTGGTGGCGGCAATGCCGCCGAACGAGCGTCTGGACGGGTTTCCCAACGACGTACCCGGCGTACTGGTGGTGCGCAGCAGCAGCGCAACGCCGGCCATGCCGGGCGTGCTCAGCGCGCCCGGCACGGACATCCTGACCACGCAGCCGAACGGCCGTTACGACTTTACCTCCGGCTCGTCGATGGCCACCGCGCATGTCAGCGGCATGGCCGCGCTGCTGTTGTCGCTGCAACCGTCGATGGATGCCAAGGCCTTGCGCGCGCTCATGCAGCGCACCAGCAAGGTCTCCGACGGGCAGTTGCAGGTCAACGCCGGCGCCGCAGTGCAGGCGTTGGCGCCTCACGCCAGACACTCCAACTGA
- the ccmC gene encoding heme ABC transporter permease CcmC: MAKWIPLWLHQLSSPPTFYRLAGNVRPWALGLALLLGAVAAYGGLVLAPPDYQQHDAYRIIFIHVPSAWMSLFIYAAMGVSAFIALVWRIKLAEVVTMASAPIGAAFTFITLCTGALWGKPMWGTWWTWDARLTSELLLLFLYLGVLGLYHAVEDRRQAMRAAGLLALVGLANLPIVHYSVVWWNTLHQGSTVRLLGPSKMSADMLWPLLTMMLATKCYYVASLFGRVRVELLALESGKEWVRRIVLAERTA; encoded by the coding sequence ATGGCCAAGTGGATTCCCTTGTGGCTGCACCAACTCAGTTCGCCGCCCACGTTCTATCGCCTCGCCGGCAACGTGCGCCCGTGGGCGCTGGGGCTAGCGTTGCTGCTCGGCGCAGTGGCCGCGTACGGCGGCCTGGTGCTGGCGCCGCCGGACTATCAGCAACACGATGCCTATCGCATCATTTTCATCCACGTGCCCAGTGCCTGGATGAGTCTTTTCATCTACGCGGCGATGGGCGTTTCGGCATTCATTGCGCTGGTGTGGCGGATCAAGCTGGCCGAAGTGGTGACCATGGCCTCGGCGCCGATCGGCGCGGCCTTTACCTTCATCACCCTGTGCACCGGCGCACTGTGGGGCAAGCCGATGTGGGGCACCTGGTGGACCTGGGATGCGCGGCTCACCTCGGAGTTGCTGCTGCTGTTTCTGTATCTGGGCGTGCTGGGTCTGTATCACGCCGTGGAAGACCGTCGTCAGGCGATGCGCGCAGCCGGGTTGCTGGCGCTGGTGGGCCTGGCCAATCTGCCGATCGTGCATTATTCGGTGGTGTGGTGGAACACACTGCACCAAGGGTCCACCGTGCGCCTGCTCGGCCCCTCCAAGATGAGCGCAGACATGCTGTGGCCACTGCTGACCATGATGCTGGCCACCAAGTGCTACTACGTCGCCAGCCTGTTCGGCCGCGTGCGTGTGGAATTGCTGGCTCTTGAAAGTGGCAAGGAGTGGGTCCGCCGCATCGTGTTGGCGGAGCGCACCGCATGA
- the ccmD gene encoding heme exporter protein CcmD, with translation MSTFLAMGGYGHYVWTAYALFVLVLLADLAAPWLRRRRWPRALRGQLQRQAPRPARDQPAPVLEREAP, from the coding sequence ATGAGCACCTTCCTGGCGATGGGCGGCTACGGCCACTACGTGTGGACCGCTTATGCATTATTCGTGCTGGTGCTGCTGGCCGATCTTGCAGCGCCCTGGCTGCGACGTCGCCGCTGGCCGCGCGCACTGCGCGGCCAGCTGCAGCGGCAGGCACCGCGGCCTGCACGCGATCAACCCGCCCCAGTGCTGGAGCGGGAGGCGCCATGA